One genomic region from Cyanobacterium stanieri LEGE 03274 encodes:
- the ald gene encoding alanine dehydrogenase produces the protein MKIGIPKEIKDQEFRVGLTPASVKILSEQNHQVFVEDGAGLGSGFTNEDYQWAGATITDYKTVWEQEMVVKVKEPLPQEYPHLKQGQILFTYLHLAADRTLTESLIKSGVTAIAYETVQLPDGRLPLLTPMSIIAGRLSVQIGARYLEKQQGGKGILLGGIPGVAQGNIVILGGGIVGTEAAKIAVGMGAKVTILDVNIDRLAYLENIFGSRVELLYSNSQTIAKSVINADLLIGAVLITGKKTPILVSRDLVKKMSPGSVILDVAVDQGGCIETLRTTSHSNPSYTEEDIIHLGIPNLPGAVPRTSTQALNNNTLPYVIKLANQGIGALKQDATLAQGLNIHYYRLVHPAVQQVFPDLPQ, from the coding sequence ATGAAGATAGGTATTCCCAAAGAAATAAAAGACCAAGAATTTAGGGTAGGTTTAACCCCCGCCAGTGTCAAAATATTATCAGAGCAAAATCATCAAGTATTTGTGGAAGATGGGGCTGGTTTAGGCTCAGGATTCACCAACGAAGATTATCAATGGGCAGGGGCTACCATCACCGACTATAAAACCGTTTGGGAGCAAGAAATGGTCGTAAAAGTAAAAGAGCCATTACCCCAAGAATATCCTCATCTAAAGCAGGGACAAATCTTATTTACCTATCTTCATTTGGCCGCCGATCGCACCTTAACCGAATCCTTAATCAAAAGTGGTGTAACGGCGATCGCCTATGAAACCGTACAACTACCCGATGGCAGACTACCCCTGCTCACCCCCATGAGCATCATTGCAGGACGTTTATCCGTACAAATAGGCGCAAGATACCTCGAAAAACAACAAGGAGGAAAAGGAATACTCCTAGGAGGTATCCCAGGCGTTGCCCAAGGAAATATCGTCATCCTCGGAGGGGGCATCGTCGGCACAGAAGCAGCTAAAATAGCCGTAGGCATGGGAGCAAAAGTAACCATCTTAGACGTAAATATTGACCGATTAGCCTACCTAGAAAACATCTTCGGCTCAAGGGTAGAACTACTTTACAGCAACTCCCAAACCATTGCCAAAAGCGTCATTAATGCCGACTTACTCATTGGAGCGGTATTAATTACAGGGAAAAAAACCCCCATCCTAGTATCAAGAGACTTAGTCAAAAAAATGTCCCCCGGTTCAGTTATCCTTGATGTAGCAGTAGATCAAGGGGGTTGCATCGAAACCCTGCGCACCACCTCCCACAGTAACCCCAGTTACACCGAAGAAGACATAATCCATCTCGGTATCCCCAACTTACCCGGTGCCGTGCCTCGCACCTCCACCCAAGCCCTCAATAACAATACCCTCCCCTATGTAATTAAACTAGCCAATCAGGGTATCGGAGCATTAAAACAAGATGCCACCCTCGCTCAAGGTTTAAATATTCATTATTATCGTCTAGTCCATCCCGCTGTCCAACAAGTTTTCCCCGACTTACCCCAATAA
- the trpE gene encoding anthranilate synthase component I, whose protein sequence is MIYPDFDEFSSLTNQGNFIPVYQELVADLETPVSAWYKVCADQPYSFLLESVEGGENLGRYSFLGCDPVWTLEARGHHTTKTHRQGKVEVFTGNPFDILSSCLESIKPVHLPQLPPDIGGLFGYWGYELISWIEPKVKVYAPKEGDLPDGMWMQIDNLLIFDQVKRKIWAIAYADLRQKHLTLEEIYQQACDKINKLVLKLQLPLPTTAKPLEFNPNKPINSTNLENYQSNTTKEQFNASVAKAKEYIKAGDIFQVVISQRLQSYYSGHPFELYRSLRLINPSPYMAFYNFDGWQLIGSSPEVMVKAEKDEQGKTKATLRPIAGTRPRGKTLQEDQALAQDLLQDPKEVAEHVMLVDLGRNDLGRVCHKGTVTVDELMVIERYSHVMHIVSNVTGELEEKYTPWDLLKAAFPAGTVSGAPKIRAMEIINELEPERRGPYSGVYGYYNFEGQLNTAITIRTMIVEKAQGAENHRVYLQAGAGLVADSDPDKEYQETINKAKGLLEAIRSLG, encoded by the coding sequence ATGATTTACCCTGATTTCGATGAATTTTCTTCGTTAACCAACCAAGGAAACTTTATTCCTGTCTATCAAGAATTAGTGGCAGATTTAGAAACTCCCGTTTCCGCTTGGTATAAGGTATGCGCAGATCAACCCTACAGTTTTTTATTGGAATCAGTGGAAGGCGGAGAAAACTTAGGGCGTTATAGTTTTTTAGGTTGTGATCCTGTTTGGACATTGGAAGCTAGGGGACATCATACCACCAAAACCCATCGACAGGGTAAAGTAGAGGTTTTTACTGGTAATCCTTTCGATATTCTTTCTAGTTGTCTCGAATCCATTAAGCCCGTTCATTTACCGCAATTACCCCCAGATATTGGCGGTTTGTTTGGTTATTGGGGTTATGAGTTGATTTCTTGGATTGAACCCAAGGTGAAGGTATATGCTCCCAAGGAGGGTGATTTACCCGATGGAATGTGGATGCAAATTGATAATCTTTTGATTTTTGATCAGGTAAAACGTAAAATATGGGCGATCGCCTATGCCGATTTAAGACAAAAACACCTTACCCTAGAAGAAATCTATCAACAAGCCTGTGACAAAATTAATAAATTAGTCCTCAAACTCCAGTTACCCCTACCCACCACCGCCAAACCCCTTGAGTTTAACCCCAACAAACCCATTAACTCCACTAACCTAGAAAACTATCAGAGTAACACCACCAAAGAACAATTTAACGCCAGTGTTGCTAAGGCCAAGGAATATATTAAGGCAGGAGATATTTTTCAAGTAGTAATTTCCCAGAGATTACAATCTTATTACAGTGGTCACCCCTTTGAATTGTATCGCTCCTTAAGATTAATCAATCCTTCCCCCTATATGGCTTTCTATAACTTTGATGGATGGCAATTAATCGGCTCATCTCCTGAGGTGATGGTTAAAGCCGAAAAAGACGAACAAGGCAAAACCAAAGCCACCCTACGCCCCATTGCTGGAACTCGCCCTAGGGGCAAAACCCTTCAAGAAGATCAAGCCCTCGCCCAAGATTTGTTACAAGATCCCAAAGAGGTGGCAGAACACGTGATGTTAGTGGATTTGGGTAGAAATGACCTCGGTAGGGTATGCCATAAAGGTACTGTTACCGTAGATGAATTGATGGTAATTGAGCGTTATTCCCACGTGATGCACATTGTCAGCAACGTTACGGGAGAATTAGAGGAGAAATATACCCCTTGGGATTTACTTAAAGCCGCTTTTCCCGCAGGTACTGTCAGCGGTGCGCCTAAAATCCGAGCCATGGAAATTATCAATGAATTAGAGCCTGAAAGGAGAGGGCCTTATTCTGGGGTGTATGGTTATTATAATTTTGAAGGTCAATTAAATACCGCTATCACTATTCGCACCATGATTGTGGAAAAAGCGCAAGGGGCAGAAAATCACCGAGTTTATCTTCAAGCAGGGGCTGGATTAGTGGCAGATTCTGATCCCGATAAGGAATATCAGGAAACTATCAATAAGGCTAAGGGTTTATTAGAAGCCATCAGGAGTTTGGGTTAA
- a CDS encoding mechanosensitive ion channel family protein gives MTGIIDTIQNSINELIGNSITILPGLISALIIVALTRYGAEFTHNLAKKVADKTIKSTSLRLLFLKATYIITWIVGIVIASIIAFPGLRLGDIIATLGLGSVAVGFAFQDIFKNFLAGILILLEEPFVIQDQIQVDDHEGTVENINIRTTEIKTYQGEKILIPNSTVFTSAIKIKTAFPSRRTDLMVGVDYNTSLPQAKAILEQIINTIGGVTHEPAPEVDLVAFNDSSIDLVVRYWTDSRQADVRRIQTKAIAAIKQAFDNEDIVIPYPIRTVYHFNQEKFNDYLPPAQS, from the coding sequence ATGACTGGAATTATTGATACTATACAAAACAGTATTAACGAGCTAATAGGTAACTCCATAACGATTTTACCCGGTCTCATTAGCGCCTTAATAATTGTTGCTCTGACTAGATACGGAGCAGAATTTACCCATAATCTCGCTAAAAAAGTGGCGGATAAAACGATCAAAAGTACCTCGTTAAGACTACTATTTTTAAAAGCGACTTACATCATAACTTGGATTGTGGGAATAGTAATTGCCTCCATTATTGCCTTTCCTGGCTTAAGATTAGGGGATATTATTGCTACCCTCGGACTCGGTTCTGTGGCGGTGGGTTTTGCTTTTCAAGACATATTTAAAAACTTCTTGGCGGGTATTTTAATTTTATTAGAAGAACCCTTTGTAATTCAAGATCAAATTCAGGTGGATGATCATGAAGGGACGGTGGAAAATATTAATATTCGTACCACAGAAATCAAAACTTATCAGGGAGAAAAAATACTAATTCCTAATTCCACGGTGTTTACTAGCGCCATTAAAATTAAAACGGCTTTTCCTTCTCGACGTACTGATTTAATGGTAGGGGTAGATTACAATACTTCTTTACCCCAAGCTAAGGCGATTTTAGAGCAGATTATTAATACCATTGGTGGTGTTACCCATGAACCTGCTCCTGAGGTGGATTTGGTGGCTTTTAATGACAGTTCCATTGATTTGGTGGTTCGATATTGGACGGATTCTCGACAGGCTGATGTTCGTCGCATTCAAACTAAGGCGATCGCAGCTATTAAACAGGCCTTTGATAATGAAGATATTGTCATTCCTTATCCTATCCGTACGGTGTACCATTTTAATCAGGAGAAATTTAATGATTATCTTCCCCCTGCCCAATCCTAA
- the cbiQ gene encoding cobalt ECF transporter T component CbiQ: MKLFLDRYAYLNSPIHRWEQKPKFIALMSLIMAFSFINKLKLLPVMVLTTVFFFVISKLPITFLISRLRYPGLFIIGLIIFLPFVIGENIIFNWSFISVKIEGILMVIVIIIRFLSILTISLILFATAPFISTLKTLQSLGLSPIINDMMLLTYRYLEQMGDRLLTMEKALQLKGFKLHKLSRRNLKIIANLIASLLIRSYEESKLVYQAMILRGYGIRIKQDNYNYPSIKSVHWLACYGVVLISLTLIFLEYFL, encoded by the coding sequence ATGAAATTATTTTTAGATCGATATGCTTATTTAAATTCTCCAATACATAGATGGGAGCAAAAGCCAAAGTTTATTGCTTTGATGAGTTTGATTATGGCTTTTTCTTTTATTAATAAATTAAAGTTATTACCTGTAATGGTATTAACTACAGTATTTTTTTTTGTAATATCTAAATTGCCAATCACCTTTTTAATTTCTCGCTTACGTTATCCAGGTTTATTTATTATTGGATTAATTATTTTTTTGCCTTTCGTAATTGGAGAAAATATTATCTTTAATTGGAGTTTTATAAGTGTAAAAATAGAGGGTATTTTAATGGTGATTGTGATTATAATAAGATTTTTATCTATTTTAACTATTAGTTTAATTCTCTTTGCCACTGCACCTTTTATTTCTACCTTAAAAACTCTTCAATCCTTGGGGCTTTCACCTATCATCAATGATATGATGTTACTTACTTATCGTTATTTAGAGCAGATGGGCGATCGCCTTTTAACCATGGAAAAAGCGTTACAATTAAAAGGTTTTAAACTTCATAAATTAAGCCGTAGAAATTTAAAAATTATTGCTAATTTAATTGCCAGTCTATTAATAAGAAGTTATGAAGAGTCAAAATTAGTATATCAAGCTATGATTTTGAGGGGTTATGGCATAAGAATAAAACAAGATAACTATAATTATCCATCCATAAAATCTGTACATTGGTTAGCTTGTTATGGAGTAGTTTTAATCAGTTTAACTTTAATTTTTTTAGAATATTTCCTGTGA
- a CDS encoding DUF4214 domain-containing protein translates to MASAGSVGGEATLTPPSNLSANRTYRLQIVGRQNNNDNNLFTFNTGNPVTYNVSAELSLTSVAEFQAGSFIPRTSGFSQRGAGANSVSLDGVLQGSDNFLVAFPTANLIGPSGFTTTNILTPNNLTNNISAVGYADEFKVDIVNSTQSSNGGDLVVTVNTRTTNGLGANDDTRPYISVVNDSTGEILPGGQVFTFLNNGSTSVTIPEGIIDTLVQDGDSIRIKVAGFEANGPNIAGLDGDANLPYSLVVSSVNRNITVSERLSQAPGVPSVPETPSVEPLTLNSDNVQIAYVAYYGRPADPEGRDFWSDVLARENVVYSPRSGSGIDTLSPEALNLYNTFTNDFGNVDSQPEALEVFGGLNAAGIVNRIYRNAFNRNAEAEGLAFWTGKLNEGFPQAAIALEIALGAQATDIVALNNKIEGADLFTDNLISQGVINRYNGETARQIGRNFVSSIDQFSIPSALQGQVDTAINSLPA, encoded by the coding sequence GTGGCGTCTGCTGGGTCTGTTGGTGGTGAAGCTACTTTAACCCCTCCAAGCAACTTGAGTGCCAATCGCACTTATCGCCTTCAAATAGTTGGTCGGCAAAATAATAATGATAATAATTTATTCACTTTTAACACTGGGAACCCCGTTACATACAATGTAAGTGCAGAGCTCTCTCTTACTTCTGTAGCTGAGTTTCAAGCAGGAAGTTTTATTCCTCGCACCAGTGGCTTTAGTCAAAGAGGTGCAGGAGCTAATAGTGTATCTTTAGATGGCGTACTTCAGGGATCTGACAACTTTTTGGTTGCCTTTCCCACTGCTAATCTCATAGGTCCATCAGGCTTTACCACTACTAACATTTTAACTCCTAATAACCTCACCAATAATATAAGTGCTGTGGGCTATGCAGACGAGTTCAAAGTTGATATTGTCAACTCTACTCAGTCTTCCAATGGGGGAGATTTAGTTGTTACTGTTAACACTCGCACTACTAACGGATTAGGAGCCAATGATGATACTAGACCATATATATCCGTAGTTAATGATAGTACAGGCGAAATACTACCTGGTGGACAAGTGTTTACTTTCCTTAACAATGGCTCCACATCAGTTACTATTCCAGAAGGAATAATTGATACGCTAGTTCAAGACGGAGATTCCATCAGAATTAAAGTCGCAGGTTTTGAAGCAAATGGTCCTAATATAGCTGGATTAGACGGTGATGCTAACCTTCCTTATTCCTTAGTGGTATCCTCTGTAAACCGTAACATTACAGTTTCAGAAAGGTTATCTCAAGCTCCGGGTGTTCCTAGTGTACCGGAGACCCCCAGTGTAGAACCATTAACTTTAAACAGTGACAACGTACAAATTGCTTATGTTGCATACTATGGCAGACCTGCAGATCCTGAGGGTCGTGACTTTTGGAGCGATGTTTTGGCTCGTGAAAATGTAGTTTATTCTCCTAGATCTGGGTCTGGTATTGATACTCTATCTCCTGAAGCGTTAAATCTTTACAATACATTTACCAATGACTTTGGGAATGTAGATTCTCAACCAGAAGCCCTTGAAGTCTTCGGAGGCTTAAATGCGGCAGGAATAGTCAACAGAATATACAGAAATGCTTTTAACCGGAATGCTGAAGCTGAAGGTTTAGCATTCTGGACTGGAAAACTCAATGAAGGTTTCCCTCAAGCTGCGATCGCCTTAGAAATCGCTTTAGGTGCTCAGGCTACTGATATAGTTGCTCTTAACAATAAAATTGAGGGTGCTGACTTATTCACCGATAATCTTATTTCTCAAGGTGTAATTAATCGCTATAACGGTGAAACTGCTCGTCAAATAGGTCGAAACTTTGTTAGTAGTATTGATCAGTTTAGCATTCCTAGTGCCTTACAAGGTCAAGTTGATACTGCCATTAACTCTCTCCCCGCCTAG
- a CDS encoding DUF3120 domain-containing protein, translating into MFNNTFLTQISSYFPTVMGAVVQYQQGVWRDEGKRQGVLIFLASAFLVSIPVFFQAPLVRTFPILSLCSTLIWVFFGLKLRSHPKTYLWGDIIIGFSWSWLCGSIYWGWLRWTPAIHIPIEAIGLPFALWGIYRGWGLIGNYFYLGSLLGTAITDLYFYITGLIPYWVEIMDSDPNLLKPILQGAIAQVNTPWGISWAILLANILLGISLYALQQKKLHHLAFAGAVVSTIITDGLFLVAAYFGIAG; encoded by the coding sequence TTGTTTAATAATACTTTTTTAACCCAAATTAGTTCATATTTCCCGACGGTGATGGGGGCAGTGGTACAGTATCAGCAAGGGGTATGGCGAGATGAAGGAAAGCGTCAAGGAGTTCTCATTTTTCTGGCCTCGGCTTTCCTTGTGTCCATTCCTGTTTTTTTTCAAGCGCCCTTAGTCCGTACCTTTCCCATTTTAAGTTTATGTTCGACTCTGATTTGGGTTTTTTTTGGTCTTAAGTTGCGATCGCACCCTAAAACATATCTATGGGGAGACATAATCATTGGTTTTAGCTGGAGTTGGCTTTGTGGCTCAATTTATTGGGGTTGGTTAAGATGGACTCCCGCCATTCACATTCCCATCGAAGCCATCGGCTTACCCTTCGCCCTTTGGGGCATTTATCGTGGTTGGGGCCTCATCGGCAATTATTTTTATTTAGGCTCATTACTAGGCACCGCCATCACCGATTTATATTTCTACATCACAGGCTTAATTCCCTATTGGGTAGAAATCATGGACAGTGATCCTAACCTCCTTAAACCTATATTACAAGGGGCGATCGCCCAAGTCAACACCCCATGGGGGATCAGTTGGGCTATCCTACTAGCTAACATCCTTCTGGGCATCAGTCTCTATGCCCTTCAACAAAAGAAACTCCATCACCTTGCCTTTGCCGGGGCTGTGGTAAGCACCATCATCACCGACGGACTATTTCTCGTAGCCGCCTATTTCGGCATCGCAGGGTAA
- a CDS encoding response regulator, translating to MTLREKFESSNEKKVTGRLDIVGNKGKTWRIYFCLGRIVWADGGDHPYRSWQRLITKSCPQLDLDLIDLASSKDYECWNYQIIVNLLNRFLINKEQALSIIKSRIIEILFDILYAGSKHNLSYDFIVAEKGFSEESGLKNSLNLFHFDEPLTQAENLWLIWQKEKLTRWSPNTAPIIKNPAILRKNFNTPTYTKLVSLFNGKLTLKEVADRLKLSVVKVTIWLRPYFERDIIELVSVSDTSLNVTLIGVSDNKNYKITKPTRQKLIICVDDSIQICEIMKHIVTKSGYQFIAIQNPLKALPEIITHKPDLIFLDVMMPIINGYEICSQIRRVSNLKHIPIIILTSNDGMVDRVRSKLVGASGFLGKPINEEKVIQKIETLLSNHN from the coding sequence ATGACGCTAAGAGAAAAATTTGAATCTTCCAATGAAAAAAAGGTAACGGGTAGATTAGATATAGTTGGAAATAAAGGTAAAACTTGGCGCATATATTTCTGTTTAGGTAGAATCGTTTGGGCCGATGGCGGCGATCATCCCTATCGTTCATGGCAAAGATTAATTACAAAGTCTTGTCCTCAACTAGATTTAGATTTAATTGACTTAGCTTCTTCAAAGGATTATGAATGCTGGAATTATCAAATTATTGTAAATCTACTCAACCGCTTTCTTATCAACAAAGAACAAGCATTATCTATTATTAAATCAAGAATTATAGAAATATTGTTTGATATATTATATGCAGGGTCAAAACATAATTTATCCTATGATTTTATTGTGGCGGAAAAAGGTTTTTCCGAAGAATCAGGGTTAAAAAATTCTCTCAATTTGTTTCACTTTGATGAACCATTAACCCAAGCCGAAAATTTATGGTTAATCTGGCAAAAGGAAAAATTAACTCGTTGGTCTCCTAATACTGCACCAATTATCAAAAATCCTGCCATCCTCCGAAAAAATTTTAACACCCCTACTTATACTAAATTAGTCTCTCTTTTCAATGGAAAATTAACTTTAAAGGAAGTTGCGGACAGACTCAAATTAAGCGTTGTTAAAGTTACTATCTGGTTGAGACCTTATTTTGAGAGGGATATTATTGAGTTAGTTTCGGTGAGTGATACTTCTTTAAATGTTACTTTAATTGGAGTTAGTGATAATAAAAATTACAAAATTACCAAACCCACTCGTCAAAAATTAATTATCTGTGTAGATGATAGTATTCAAATATGCGAAATTATGAAGCATATCGTCACTAAGTCTGGCTATCAATTCATTGCCATTCAAAATCCTTTAAAGGCTTTACCTGAAATTATTACCCATAAACCTGATTTAATTTTTTTAGATGTGATGATGCCTATTATCAACGGTTATGAAATTTGTTCTCAGATTCGGCGAGTTTCTAATCTTAAGCATATTCCCATTATTATTCTCACTAGCAATGATGGTATGGTAGATCGGGTAAGGAGTAAGTTGGTGGGGGCTTCGGGATTTTTAGGGAAGCCCATTAATGAAGAAAAGGTAATTCAGAAAATTGAAACTTTATTGTCTAATCACAATTAG